Genomic window (Stenotrophomonas maltophilia):
CCGGGAAGCTCTCAGAAGCCGATCGTTTCCATGTCATGTGGAGGCGCAAGGAGGCCGGCATACTGCCACTTTGGAGGCGTTCCGTTTCCTCCGCCCACTACCATCTCCTTCGTTACGGAACCCGTAGCGGACAGGTTCTCCTCTATTGGAGCACAATCGCCCTGATCGCACTTCTCGTCGTGCTGCGCTTCTACAACACAGACTTTACTCCGGTCTCGAGCCATGTATTTATAGATGCTCTTCAACATGTACTACGTAGTAGCATTCCGATGATCGATCTCGGACTCAAGCCCCTCGGTGAAGTGCGGGCAGGCACCGTCTCCTACTGGGCACTTTTAGCGGTGCGTTTGATGGGCTGGGTTTGTTGGCCTCTTTTTCTGACCAGCCTCGTGGTCAAGCTATTGCCCAAACGCCACAGGGCCTAACAGACACGGACGCAGCGAGGCGCGTACCACTCTTCAGTGATCACCTCTCAGCGGGTCGCTAGTTCGCATGCGCAGCCAGCCAAGGCCAGAGCCCGGCACTGGCACGGCAGACGACGCGCAACAAGCTGCGCTCAGGACGGTCGCTCAGATCCGCGTCGTCGCCATGAACCGCTCGCGGTCCTGCTGCGTGCGGCGGCGGATCTCCTCCAGCGCCTGGCTTTCGGTCGCTTCCAGCATCGCTTCGAACAGGCGCTGGAAGTGATGGCGCATGGCATTGCGTGCGGCCACCGGATCACGCGCACGCAAGGCCTCGAAGATCGCCATGTGCTCGTCGGCACGGCTGGCGCCATCGTCATGGCAGACCCGCGAATAGACCTCGGTCACGCGCGGCAGCTCGCTGCGCATGCGCCAGATCTGCTGCACGAAGTACTCCACCACCGGATTGCCTGACAGACGGGCAATGGTCAGATGGAAACGGCGATCGTACTCGCCGGCTTCCGCGTCGCTCAGGTCGCGACGGCACAGCGCCTCCGCCAGCACCTGCAGCTCGGCGATGCCGGCATCATCCAGGTTGCTGGCGGCCAGGGCGGCAGCCTCGGCCTCGAACACCGCGCGGGCGGCGGTGAGGTCGAAGGCACTGACATCCGGCAACCCACCCGGAGCCTGCGTCGGGCGCGGCTTCACATGCACGCCCGAGCCGATGCGGATGGCGATCCAGCCCTGTGCTTCCAGTGCGATCTCGGCCTCGCGGATGGTCACCCGGCTGACACCGAACCGTTCGGCCAGTTCACGCTCGCCCGGCAGCCGCGAGCCCGGCGGAAATTCGCCGTCCTCGATCAGCTTGCGGAGCTTGGCAGCGATGGTCTGGTAAAGGCGGTTGGCGGACATGCGGCTGACCCTTGGCGATTCCCTCCGGGTCCCTGCCCTGCCACCGCGGCCGGCAAGGGTCCGGTTGGAGCGACGGCGCGACCACTGGCCGCGCCGCCCTGTTCAGAACTTGTATCGTACACCGAAATACGCACGCCGCCCGTAGGTCACCACTTCGCGGAAGTTCCCATAAAGCGGCTGGTAGGCCACGCGCGGCTCGTTGGTCAGGTTCATCAGTTCCAGCGACAGCGACAACTGCTTGTTC
Coding sequences:
- a CDS encoding FadR/GntR family transcriptional regulator; amino-acid sequence: MSANRLYQTIAAKLRKLIEDGEFPPGSRLPGERELAERFGVSRVTIREAEIALEAQGWIAIRIGSGVHVKPRPTQAPGGLPDVSAFDLTAARAVFEAEAAALAASNLDDAGIAELQVLAEALCRRDLSDAEAGEYDRRFHLTIARLSGNPVVEYFVQQIWRMRSELPRVTEVYSRVCHDDGASRADEHMAIFEALRARDPVAARNAMRHHFQRLFEAMLEATESQALEEIRRRTQQDRERFMATTRI